The window GGATGGCTATATCGCCAAGCTCGACCAGATCTGCGATATCGCCGAGCGATATGGTGCGATCGTCATGGTGGACGACAGCCATGCCACGGGTTTTGTCGGCAAAAGCGGAAGGGGAACGCCGGAGCACTGCGGGGTGATGAAGCGTGTCGATATTATCACGAGCACCATGGGGAAGGCTATGGGGGGCGCCGCTGGCGGTTTCACGACTGGCAAAAAATCGATGGTGGATCTGTTGAGACAGCGTTCCAGGCCTTATCTGTTTTCAAATGCGCTTCCACCGCTTGTATGCTCCGCGACTCTCGAGGTTCTCAAAAAGCTCAGCAAGAGCATGGAGCTTCGCGACAGGCTCGAGAATAACACGAAATATTTCAGATCGGAGCTTGCGAAGGTTGGTCTCAAGGTTCTCGAAGGAACTCATCCGATAACTCCGATCATGTTCGGCGAGGCGAAGCTCGCGGCCGATGTTGCAAGGGATATGCTGAAGGAAGGGGTTTACGTAAAGGGATTTTCATTTCCGGTTGTGCCCAAGGGGCTTGCGCGGATACGCTGTCAGGTTTCGGCGGTTCATACCAAACAGGAGCTAGACCATACGGTTTCGGCATTTGCAAAGGTGTGCAAAAGACGCGGTGTAATCTAAAGACGTATATTCATCAAAATAGATGTTATTCAGGGCGACCGTGATCGATGACGATTGACAATGGACCTGCTGCTACACGTTATTTCATCCAGATTATAATCTGCCGCACGGCTGCGAGATATATCGCTGCTGTACCTATTCCCAACAGTATGGTCTTCGCCACGGCCTTGGCGAAGGATTTGTCCGTGAAATATGAGATGATCTTTTCGAGCATCAGCTCTCCCCGGTTTCAGCTTTCGACTGTGGAAATATCATAGTTGTATCTTCATTTTGACTTTCAGAAATTATTTTTGTCAGCATGCCTATCAATTCTTCCGGAGAGAGATTCGTCTTTTCGACAACACATGTCCCCGCCAATTTTATAGATAGGGATTCCGGACAGACTGATTTGCAGAACTCCTTCATCTTCTCCGGGAGAGAGCACCTTATCCGTTTCGAAAATTGTTTTAAATGATCGAGGTCTATTTCAGGGAGGAGGATGGCTAGCGAGTTTTTGCCGGTTTTTGCGCTGCTATCCACTATCCGTATAATGTATGACAGGGCTGCCGCCGCCGCGTCGATGATTCTATCGCCCTCATTGGGTGTCGCCTCCGGCGGGTGGATAGATTTTGGCGTTATCACAATGACCGCTACGGAAAATTTAGAACCATATCTGGCATTTCTTTCCATTTCCACCAACAGTTCGTGCTCAAAAGATTTGGAGCTCCCGAAATTTTCCGAGACATAGTTCCTGAACTCATCTGAATTTTTCAGGAGCGATTCAAAGGAACCGCGCTCGGATATTTTCCCGCCGCTGAAAAAAGCTATCTCATCGGCCATCTTCAGCGACTGCAGCTTGGAGGCAAGAATTATCACCTTCTTGGTTTTGGAAATTGCGACTATAGTTTCGCCGAATTTGTATTCGTTTCTCAGTTCTTCCAGCCGATCCTGTTCCTGAAAAATTATGATGGACGGGTCTTTGAGCAGAACCCTCGCCATCGCCACGAGGTTTCTTTCCATCGCCGAAAGATACGCTCCGCCGGGGCCTGCCTCGGTGTCGTACCCTCCCGGCAATTTTTCTATGAATTCATCCGCGCCTACCGTTTGAGCCGCGCGTATCGCGTCGCCGCGCTCTTTCTGCTGGCTTCCGTACAGGATGTTTTCCATGATGGAGCCGTCGAAGATTACCGCTTTTTGCGACAGAAAGCCTATTTTCTCTCCAACCTTTCCGAAGCTGATTTCAGAAATCTCGTTTTCGCTGACCATCGCTGCCGTTTCATCTTCGGCGAGGTTCCTGATCATCGATCCCGTAAATTTTTTTGCCTCGTCCTCAGATGCGCCGACTATTGCAAGTATTCCCCTTGTTGAGACGGGCAGCACGCCCATCTCAGCGGAGGAAGGATAATTGAAATCTTCGAAGGATATCCCGCCATCGCCGGAAGGAATTTTTTCCTGGCTTGACAGAATCTCGGAAGAAGTTCTTGCCGCCTCCCTGTATGCGCGAAACGAGAGCATGAAGTCCTTCGCATGAAGCAGGTGAGTTAAAAGAAGGGCCGTATAGATGGCAGCAGCCAGTGCCATTCCTGCAGTAATCGCGCCGGATGCCAGCCGGTAGGCCGTGTACCATGCCACGGTCAATCCCCATATCTTCAAGGCCGGAGATGATGATAGCCTGCAGAGCGCTTCCAGCACCTCGGATTTTATCGCAGCCATATCCCGTCGCCGAAGGAGCGTAGCGACGGCCGAGCTTTCGCTTTCCGCCTGCGCAAAGGCCCTTACCGATTCAGCCGCCTCCATCCGTTCGCAGATTCTTTTTTCGAGCGCTCTCTGTGAGCGCACGCCTTCGAAAAAGGAGGATATCTTCAGCTTCTGGCAGATGTTTTCCTCCATCCCGCGGATGAATATCGCGGAAAATCCCATCAACGATATGACGGGATCGATTCTCCAGAGCATGGCTGAGATGATAAAAAAGCCGAGCCCTCTTGCAAAAGCTCTGGGCAGCGAACCCGCGAGAAAAGAGGCTATCCGGTCCGGCATATGCGATATGAGATCTATCGTCCTCTCCTTTTCTTCGCACGAGGATACGCTTTCGGGATTTGCTATAGCGCATTCAAAGAATTTCTTGGAAAGGGTTGATGACAGCTGCCTCGAGGATATTGTGCCAAGGTGCAGCGCGAAGAAATTGAGCGCGGAGGATGCTAGGATGGAGAGCGCCGATACCGCTATGCACGCATTCATCATCCTTATATTTTTTTCCGATGCCGCAAAGTCGATCAA of the Myxococcales bacterium genome contains:
- a CDS encoding glycine C-acetyltransferase, encoding MYDALRAVVENELSEIKSAGLWKEEWEILSPQGSKIRVAEGEVINFCANNYLGLANDPDVIAAAKRGLDLYGFGTASVRFICGTFDIHRQLEAELTKFFGTEDTILYSSCYEANEGLFETLLSENDAVISDQLNHASIIDGIRLCKAKRYRYSNSDMSDLDAKLAQAKADGARLIMIATDGVFSMDGYIAKLDQICDIAERYGAIVMVDDSHATGFVGKSGRGTPEHCGVMKRVDIITSTMGKAMGGAAGGFTTGKKSMVDLLRQRSRPYLFSNALPPLVCSATLEVLKKLSKSMELRDRLENNTKYFRSELAKVGLKVLEGTHPITPIMFGEAKLAADVARDMLKEGVYVKGFSFPVVPKGLARIRCQVSAVHTKQELDHTVSAFAKVCKRRGVI
- a CDS encoding ABC transporter ATP-binding protein, with protein sequence MPHSQMRFIKTMKSYGLFTPATVVAIAFSAIFSALAFLLWVPAPEMARLLIDFAASEKNIRMMNACIAVSALSILASSALNFFALHLGTISSRQLSSTLSKKFFECAIANPESVSSCEEKERTIDLISHMPDRIASFLAGSLPRAFARGLGFFIISAMLWRIDPVISLMGFSAIFIRGMEENICQKLKISSFFEGVRSQRALEKRICERMEAAESVRAFAQAESESSAVATLLRRRDMAAIKSEVLEALCRLSSSPALKIWGLTVAWYTAYRLASGAITAGMALAAAIYTALLLTHLLHAKDFMLSFRAYREAARTSSEILSSQEKIPSGDGGISFEDFNYPSSAEMGVLPVSTRGILAIVGASEDEAKKFTGSMIRNLAEDETAAMVSENEISEISFGKVGEKIGFLSQKAVIFDGSIMENILYGSQQKERGDAIRAAQTVGADEFIEKLPGGYDTEAGPGGAYLSAMERNLVAMARVLLKDPSIIIFQEQDRLEELRNEYKFGETIVAISKTKKVIILASKLQSLKMADEIAFFSGGKISERGSFESLLKNSDEFRNYVSENFGSSKSFEHELLVEMERNARYGSKFSVAVIVITPKSIHPPEATPNEGDRIIDAAAAALSYIIRIVDSSAKTGKNSLAILLPEIDLDHLKQFSKRIRCSLPEKMKEFCKSVCPESLSIKLAGTCVVEKTNLSPEELIGMLTKIISESQNEDTTMIFPQSKAETGES